The region AAAAAGAAAGCGCGATTAAAATACCGCCGCCGACAACAAACGGTAGCATGTTGGAAACACCATTCATTAGATGTTTGTAAAACCCGCTTCGTCCTTCCTTCTCAGAAGATTTTTCACTAGCTGATGCTTCATGTTCATATATCGGCGCATTTTCATTAACCGCGCGATTTAGCAAATCTTCCGCTTCATGAATTGCTTTTCCGACACCGGTTTCAATGACAGGTTTACCGTGAAAGCGGGACATTTCAACTTTTGTATCTGCTGCTACAATAATTGTGTCCGCTTCTTCAATATCCTTATCGGTCAACCTGTTTTTAACACCACCGGAACCATTTGTTTCCACCTTGATGGAAATTCCCATATCGTTGGCGGTTTCCGATAGTTTTTCGGCTGCCATGTACGTGTGCGCGATACCGGTTGGACAGGCTGTCACCGCAAGAATTCTCTGATCTGACCCGGCAGATTCTTCTTCTGTTGGCCCATCGACCTCGTTTTCCTTGTCATTAACTGCCTGCAGCACCTCTTCTTCAGACGTGGCATCGAGCACTTTTTGCCGGAAGTTTTCATCCATCAGGAATGTTGATAAGCGGGAAAGCGCCTCCAGGTGGTCATTGTTGGCACCTTCACTTGCCGCTATCATGAAAAATAAATGGGCAGGTTGTCCATCCAGCGATACAAAATCAACGCCGGGTTTGGAACGTCCGAACGCAATGGCTGGTGTTTTAACCGCAGCTGACTTGGCGTGCGGAATGGCGATTCCTTCCCCGATACCGGTCGTGCTCTGTTCTTCCCGCTCCATTATGCCGTCTTTGAAAGCCTGCTTGTCTGCCAATTTGCCGGCATCATCAAGCTGATCCGCTAATTCGTCAAGCACTCCCTGTTTAGAATCGGCATGCAGGTCAAGAATGATCGTTTGTTTGCTTAACAGTTCCGTTATCTTCATTATGTCACATCCTTTTTAAAGTTGATTAATACTAACTTTCGAAACAAGTGACGCTACATTTTCTTTGCTGCATAAATCCGTCTGGAAAGCAGTTGCACTCCCAGCAGCAACACCGTATCGAAATGCTTCTTCGGGATTTTTATTTTGTAAATACGATGCAATAAAGCCTGATACTAATGAATCTCCTGCTCCGACTGTATTTACTGCTTTTCCAGCGGGTGGCGTAGCATCCCATTTTTTATTTCCCGAAACAAGAAGGGCACCTTCCTTACCCATGGAAACGATAACATGTTCAACATCGCCGGCAAGCTGTGAGGCATATTTAAATGCTTGTTTTTTGTTCGTGATCTTGGTATCAAATATCTGGCCAAGTTCATCCTGGTTCGGTTTCATCAGAAAAGGTTTGGCCGGAATTAGATTCTTAAGTGCCGGACCCGATGTATCCAGCACGAAACGAATGCCCTGTTTGGAACAGTTTTCCGCAATTTGATAGTAAAAAGCGGTTTGAATTGAATTCGGCAAACTCCCTGCAAGTACGAACCAATCACCTTCGCGCAATGTATTGATTTTTTCCAGTAATAAGGCTTGCTGTTCCGGTGCTATAGTTGGTCCCGGTCCATTTAATTCAGTTTCTTTGCCGGATTTTATTTTGACATTAATCCGCGTAACTTCGTTTGTATCGATAAAGTCTGTTTCAATTCCTTCCCGTTGTAAAAAGTCGGCTATATAATCGCCGGTGAATCCGCCGGTGAATCCAAGTGCTGTACTTCGGATATTCAGCCGCTGCAGAACTCGCGAAACATTGATTCCTTTACCGCCCGGATAATAATAAACGTCATTTGTACGGTTAAGCGTGCCGGGATTAAAATCGGAAAGATATGTCGTGTAATCAATGGATGGAGTAAATGTACATGTGTAAATCAAGTGGACACCTCCGTGACGTCTGTTCGTTCAGCCAATAGCTGCAGTTCATTTTCTTCCAAGTTGCTGGTAACAAGTGCTGCATCGGGCAGGTTGCAAATCTTTGCGAAACTAATCTGATTGTATTTTGCACGATCCGCCAGTACATAAGTTTCTTTTGCCAGTGTGGAAGCGGTGTATTTAACGTGTGCCTCTTCCGGATCAGGTGTTGTGTAGCCATATGAAATATGATACCCATTCACACCTAAAAAACATTTATCAAACCGGTAATGTTCCAGTGACTGAATAGCCTGTGGTCCGATTAATGCGCTTGTTTTGGGTTTAATCAGGCCCCCGGTTAAATATGCCTGGATGTCGTTTTCGATGAATGTATCCAAATGTGTTAACCCGTTCGTAACAACGGCAACATCTTTATCCAGTAAAAAAGGGATAAGCTGCAATGTGGTTGTGCCCGCATCAAGAAAAATACAGTCACCATCATTCACGAATGACGCTGCATGTTTGGCTATTGCACGTTTTTCATGAATGTTTTTGGCTGATTTTTCAGTAATGCTGTATTCTTTTCGTTTTCGTTCCGTTAATGTTGCACCACCATGAATCCGTGTCAGTTCGCCTTTATTCTCAAGCGCTGATAAATCCCGTCTGATGGTTGACTCGGATGCATTTGTTTTATCGATAATGTCCTGCAGTGTAATTGTTTGTTTATCCTGCAATAAGTTCAGGATTGTATTATGCCTTTCTGTAGTTAGCATGTTATCACCTTATTTTTTTAGTATAAATATAGTTTAACGGAAACGTTTGCAAAAATCAATCATAATCAATCAAAATAATTCATTTTCAATCATAATCATTTATCATGTTTAACTAACTTATAATCGGGTATTAAGGATTGGAAATACGGAGAGGAGGATGCTTCATGCGTAATGTGACATTGGAGGAAATTTTCACACACCCGGTTACACAGAAACACTTGGGAAGGTCCGGAGTCGCCCATGCCATTGCCGTGGCGGAATATGCTTATATGTTTGCCAAACGGTATCAAGCAGATCCTGATCTTGCAACAAAAGCTGCACTGCTGCACGATGTGGGCCATTACAATTGGTATCGTAACGGCGAATGGGATTACGAACTATACGAGGAAAATGATATTCATGCCATTAAAGGGGCGAGCCGTGCGCATAAACTGCTGATTCGAATTGGTGAGGACCCGGAAGCAGCAAAAGAAATTGCGATTGCCATTTTACTGCATACCGATTCCTATTTGCCTACAGGTGAGTTGAAATTAAAACCGCTGCAAAAAGCAGTAGCGCTGGCAGATGAAACGGATGAGGAAACCGGCGGCAATCATCATTATAAAACAGTTTCCAATCACGTAGCCCTGGAGCGGATTCGTGCGCTTGACGCTCGGATAGACAGTGAAGGAAAGCCAATTCATAAAATTGGATAATCACTGCATTAAAAAAGCGCACATTTTTATGCGCGCTCCCCAGTTTATTTCTTCCCTAAAAATTCTTCTAATGTTATGCCTTTGTTCATGATTTCAGTAGCGGCTTTTTCCCCTACATAACGGAGGTGCCATGGTTCGTATTGATATTTTGTGATATTTTCTTTACCTTTCGGGTAGCGAATGATAAAGCCATATTCCGCTGCGTGTTCTTTCAGCCATTCTCCTTCATCGGTTTTTCCAAAATCAGTATTTAAATGGAATCCGACATCGGGACTTGTAACATCCATTGTCAATCCTGTCTGATGCTCACTTTCGCCTGGACGGGCACTAACATCATTGGCTTCTTCCTCCCCGTATGCCTCTACATTGGAAGCAAAGATGGCGTCCTGCCGTTCATAGGATCGGTATCCTGACTGTGCAAACAGTTCAAGCCCTGCTTGGTTGTTTGCAGCATGAAACAATTTTTCCAGAGCATTCGCTGCAACTTTCCGCATTTGTTTTTTTTCATGAAATCCGTCAAACGGAAAATTCACATCAGGCACGACCAGGTTTTTCGGTTTAAAGCCATCCGGAAGAGAATGTTGTTTGTTTACAAGCACAAGAACTTCATGCGGATTA is a window of Virgibacillus ihumii DNA encoding:
- a CDS encoding HD domain-containing protein, which translates into the protein MRNVTLEEIFTHPVTQKHLGRSGVAHAIAVAEYAYMFAKRYQADPDLATKAALLHDVGHYNWYRNGEWDYELYEENDIHAIKGASRAHKLLIRIGEDPEAAKEIAIAILLHTDSYLPTGELKLKPLQKAVALADETDEETGGNHHYKTVSNHVALERIRALDARIDSEGKPIHKIG
- a CDS encoding D-alanyl-D-alanine carboxypeptidase family protein, yielding MLKKVLPIASALVAVMLLTVACSNDGTQTSNQAPNSEKNTANKSETPEQVKATLPVPVLQKTDQGENVKALQQVLNKIGYQVSITSKFDEMTTWAVTDFQMQQENMPITGIYNKATKKKLQKTLDSNKKLTPGSALDKPDQNEKVASNPHEVLVLVNKQHSLPDGFKPKNLVVPDVNFPFDGFHEKKQMRKVAANALEKLFHAANNQAGLELFAQSGYRSYERQDAIFASNVEAYGEEEANDVSARPGESEHQTGLTMDVTSPDVGFHLNTDFGKTDEGEWLKEHAAEYGFIIRYPKGKENITKYQYEPWHLRYVGEKAATEIMNKGITLEEFLGKK
- the pfkB gene encoding 1-phosphofructokinase → MIYTCTFTPSIDYTTYLSDFNPGTLNRTNDVYYYPGGKGINVSRVLQRLNIRSTALGFTGGFTGDYIADFLQREGIETDFIDTNEVTRINVKIKSGKETELNGPGPTIAPEQQALLLEKINTLREGDWFVLAGSLPNSIQTAFYYQIAENCSKQGIRFVLDTSGPALKNLIPAKPFLMKPNQDELGQIFDTKITNKKQAFKYASQLAGDVEHVIVSMGKEGALLVSGNKKWDATPPAGKAVNTVGAGDSLVSGFIASYLQNKNPEEAFRYGVAAGSATAFQTDLCSKENVASLVSKVSINQL
- a CDS encoding DeoR/GlpR family DNA-binding transcription regulator, encoding MLTTERHNTILNLLQDKQTITLQDIIDKTNASESTIRRDLSALENKGELTRIHGGATLTERKRKEYSITEKSAKNIHEKRAIAKHAASFVNDGDCIFLDAGTTTLQLIPFLLDKDVAVVTNGLTHLDTFIENDIQAYLTGGLIKPKTSALIGPQAIQSLEHYRFDKCFLGVNGYHISYGYTTPDPEEAHVKYTASTLAKETYVLADRAKYNQISFAKICNLPDAALVTSNLEENELQLLAERTDVTEVST